The following coding sequences are from one Triticum dicoccoides isolate Atlit2015 ecotype Zavitan chromosome 4A, WEW_v2.0, whole genome shotgun sequence window:
- the LOC119283407 gene encoding CCR4-NOT transcription complex subunit 9-like encodes MATANLQHSLAVPPSIRTSPSPIAGGAAVVQEGNGRDLESAEQLVLDLCDPALREHALLVISKKKEICQDALAPLLWHSFGTIAALLQEIVPIYPALDPPTLSPGASNRACNALALFQCIASHPKTRMLFLNANIPIFMYPFMITKTNTRPLEHLRLASLGVIGALVKTNDPGVVEFLLRTEIIPPCLFCMENGHELSKTVATFIVQRIISDDLGLRYICTNAERLLAVVQVLAQMVNSERLLAVASVQRDPAKLVKHVIRCFHGLSADARACAALQIILPDVLKDGMVETYLVDDLATRRCLQQLLHNVKVGGVGGAPQPGLDHMMGILTI; translated from the exons ATGGCGACGGCGAATCTGCAGCATTCCCTCGCCGTACCCCCCTCCATCAGGACGTCTCCCTCGCCGATCGCCGGCGGCGCTGCCGTCGTGCAGGAAGGCAATGGCAGGGACCTGGAGTCGGCGGAGCAGCTGGTGCTCGACCTCTGCGACCCCGCGCTGCGCGAGCACGCCCTATTGGTCATCTCTAAG AAAAAGGAGATTTGTCAAGATGCGTTGGCCCCACTGTTGTGGCACTCGTTTGGTACTATTGCTGCTCTACTTCAG GAAATCGTGCCGATCTATCCTGCACTTGATCCTCCAACTTTATCACCAGGTGCATCAAACCGAGCCTGCAACGCACTTGCTCTCTTTCAG TGTATTGCATCACACCCCAAGACAAGGATGCTTTTCTTGAACG CCAATATTCCAATCTTCATGTATCCCTTCATGATTACGAAAACCAACACaagacctcttgagcacttgcggctTGCCAGCTTGGGTGTTATAGGCGCTCTTGTTAAG ACCAATGATCCTGGAGTTGTCGAGTTTCTACTGAGAACTGAAATAATTCCTCCATGCCTGTTTTGCATGGAGAACGGCCATGAGCTGTCAAAAACC GTGGCTACCTTCATTGTCCAAAGGATTATCTCTGATGATCTTGGATTGCGTTACATCTGCACCAACGCTGAGCGTCTGCTTGCTGTGGTCCAGGTTTTAGCGCAGATGGTAAATTCTGAGCGTCTGCTTGCTGTGGCCTCTGTTCAGCGTGATCCCGCAAAGTTGGTCAAGCACGTTATCCGGTGTTTTCACGGGTTATCAGCTGATGCCAG GGCATGCGCTGCATTGCAAATCATCCTCCCTGACGTGTTGAAAGATGGGATGGTCGAGACGTACCTTGTC GATGACCTTGCAACAAGGCGCTGCCTCCAGCAACTGCTGCATAATGTGAAAGTGGGAGGCGTGGGAGGAGCTCCTCAGCCAGGCCTGGATCACATGATGGGGATTTTAACAATTTAG